AGCTTTAGAGCTTCTTCGATAGATGGCTTAGGAGGGGTCAGAGTAACAGGTCTGTCCAACTCCTCAAATCTCCCAAACCCATGGACATAACTGCAAGACATGGTAAGTActtgctcaatttcttccatcattTCATCTTCATTGTCTTCTTCATCCCCAATCAAGGCTTGTTCAAGAGGATCTATGGGGCTCATATAATGCACCAATGATGTCACATCACTTTCCACCATAAAAATCATGGATAGCTCTTCATAGTGGGCTGGAAATCTGAGTGCTTTATATCCATTGAATACCTCCACTCGATCACCCACTCTCATCGTCATCTTTCCtttgcatacaacaataatagCTCGGCCCATGACTAAGAATGGATGCCCTAAAATAAATGGGACTTCCTGATCAGGCTCATAGTCTAAGATAATGAAATCAATAGGGAATATGAAAGAACCCacttgaactaacacatcttcaatcactccttcaggatGAGCAAAAGAGCGATCAGCTAACTGTAAAATCACCGTGGTTGGGCGTGGCTCACCTAACCCCAACTTTCTGAACACAGATAGTGGCattaaattgatacttgccccaaaaTCACACAAAGCTCGCCGACAACGTGCTAACCAATCGAGatttggatagtgaaactacctGGATCCTTCAATTTCTGAGGTAGCTTAC
This sequence is a window from Nicotiana tomentosiformis chromosome 5, ASM39032v3, whole genome shotgun sequence. Protein-coding genes within it:
- the LOC138892309 gene encoding uncharacterized protein — encoded protein: MPKYAKYIKDIVENKRRLTEFETMALTEECSPRIQSKLPQKLKDPGVIEDVLVQVGSFIFPIDFIILDYEPDQEVPFILGHPFLVMGRAIIVVCKGKMTMRVGDRVEVFNGYKALRFPAHYEELSMIFMVESDVTSLVHYMSPIDPLEQALIGDEEDNEDEMMEEIEQVLTMSCSYVHGFGRFEELDRPVTLTPPKPSIEEALKLELKPLPAHLRYTYLGSSETLPVIISSSLTDIQEEKLLRMLREHKKAIG